Genomic segment of Bacteroides stercoris ATCC 43183:
CAACTTCGTAGTGGCCTTTACCGCTTGCTTGGCGAGGAAAGCCGTTACATCGTTGCTGTTTTCGTCCAAAGGAATACGGATGTCGTTATCCGCCAGTTTGTCTTTTTCCGCCTGGGCGGCAACTTTCGTCATTGTCTTGACGGCTTCAACCGGATATTTGCCGTAAGCCGTCTCACCGCTCAGCATCAAAGCATCCGTACGGTAATAGATGGCGTTGGCGATGTCGGTAACTTCCGCACGGGTAGGACGCGGGTTGGAAATCATGGTATGGAGCATCTGCGTGGCAACGATAACCGGCTTCTTGGCAAGGATACATTTGCGAATCAGCAAACGCTGGATACCCGGAATACGTTCTTGCGGAACTTCGATACCCAGGTCGCCACGGGCTATCATAACGCCGTCGGCCACTTCGAGAATCTCGTCGATATTGTCCACACCTTCCTGGTTCTCAATCTTGGCAATGATTCTGATGTCGCTGTTGTGGGCATCGAGAATAGCCTTTATATCCAGAATATCCTGTCTGTTGCGCACGAAAGAGTGAGCGATGAAGTCGATGTCTTTCTCGATGGCGTAGAGGATATTGTTGCGGTCTTTTTCCGTCAGTGAAGGCAGGTTGATGCGTACACCCGGCACATTGACACTCTTGCGGCTGCTCAAGGTAGCTTCATTCTGTACCTCGCACAGCAGGTGGTCGGCATTCTTTTCCACAACAACCAGTTCCAGGTCACCGTCGTCGATAAGGATATGACCGCCCACATTGAGGTCGTGTACAAAGTTGGGATAAGAAACGGAGATACATTCGCGGGTAGTCTGCCGGTCGGGATTGCCTACCACTTTTACACGATCGCCTGCCTTGAAGGGAATAGGCTCGTCAAGGACAGTCGTACGCACTTCGGGACCCTTCGTATCCATAAGGATAGCGATGCGGTTGGAAACCGTACGCACATTAGCTATCAGCTTCTCGAAACCTTCGCGGCCTGCATGAGCCGTATTCATACGTACTACGTTCAAACCTGCGTCGAACAACTGTTTTATAAAATCAACATCGCAACGCTGATCGGAAATCGTTGCAACGATTTTTGTCTGTTTCAATAGCATAATCTTGTACCTATTTTATATTAATAATTCCTTTAACGCTTCCAATGCCAGACGGTAGGAGTTCAGCCCAAAGCCGCAAATAACACCCCGGCAGGCACAAGCTATCATGGATACGTGGCGAAACGACTCCCGGGCATGCACATTGGAGATATGAACCTCAATCACCGGAGCAGTGACCGACCGGATCGCATCTTGCAGGGCAATGGACGTATGGGTATAGGCCCCCGCATTCAGGATGATGCCGTCCGCATCAAAACCCACCTGCTGTATCTTGTCTATCAACTCTCCTTCGATGTTGGATTGGAAATAGTCTATCTGTACATCCGCATACTTCTCGCGGAGTCCGGCAAGGTAGTCTTCAAAAGTAACACTGCCATAAATGGAAGGTTCGCGTTTACCCAACAGATTTATATTGGGGCCGTTAATAATCTGTATTCTCATAACACATTTTTTTATACCTTTGTCCACAGAGAACATTCTTTCAAGGTGCAAAGATAGGAAAAAGTAATGAAAGTAGAAGAGAATTTGACGAATAAGGAAAAACGAGCGGTGATAATCAGAAAGTATCAGCAATATCTCAAGCTGGAGAAAGCGCTTTCGCCCAATACGCTCGATGCCTATATGACGGACCTACAGAAACTTCTGCACTTTCTGGAAGGAGAGAATATAGAAATTCCGGACGTAACACCGGATGATTTGCAACGCTTTGCCGCAGGACTCCACGACATCGGTATCCATCCCCGTTCCCAAGCCCGGATACTCTCCGGAATCAAATCGTTCTTCCACTTTCTGGTGATTGCCGACTATCAGGAAGCCGACCCGAGCGAGCTGCTGGAAGGTCCCAAAATCGGGTTCAGGCTACCGGAAGTGCTCACCGTTGAAGAAATCGACAGAATCATTTCCACCGTAGACATGGAGAAGAAAGAGGGACAACGCAACCGGGCTATTCTAGAGACACTGTACAGTTGCGGGTTACGCGTGTCGGAACTGTGTAACCTGAAAATCTCCGACCTCTATTTTGAGGAAGGGTTTATTAAGGTAGAAGGCAAAGGCGGCAAACAGCGTTTAGTACCTATCTCGCCTCGTGCAATCAAGGAGATAAAGTATTGGTTTGCAGACCGCAACCTGGGAAAAATAAAGAAAGGATACGAGGATTACGTATTTCTGGCACGATGGGGTAATAATATCTCCCGCATCATGGTGTTTCACATGATAAAAGAGCTGGCAGAAAAAGCCGGCATCACCAAGAATATCAGTCCGCATACGTTCCGCCACTCCTTCGCCACCCATCTGCTGGAAGGCGGCGCCAATCTGCGGGCCATCCAGTGCATGTTGGGACATGAATCCATCGCCACCACTGAAATCTATACACATATCGACCGGAACAGACTCCGAAGTGAAATTATCGAGCATCATCCCCGCAATATTAAATACAGGAAAGAGCATGGCGTTTATTAAATTATAATAAATGTGATAGTATTATTAACAAATTGCCAAGAGAATTAATATCTTTGCAAAGCTATATATATAGGAATATAGCAACTAATTGTGAATGGACAAATTTCAATTACAAACAATTAATTTATATCTAAAATGACTAAAAAATTGTATCTGCCTTTGTTAGTGGCACTTGTTGCTGTTTTGACATCATGCAGCAGCAAAATGGGTGAACTGTCTTCTGACTATTTCACAGTGACTCCGCAAGTATTGGAAGCCGTAGGCGGTAAGGTACCTGCTACAATTAACGGTAAATTCCCTGAAAAGTATTTCAAGAAAAAAGCTGTAGTGGAAGTTACTCCGGTTTTGAGATGGGAAGGCGGCGAAGCTAAAGGTCAGCCTGCCGTATTCCAGGGTGAAAAAGTAGAAGGCAACGACCAGACTATCTCTTACAAGGCTGGTGGTAGCTACACAATGAAGACTTCTTTCGACTATGTTCCCGAAATGGCTAAGTCTGAATTGTACTTGGAATTCAAAGCTAAAGTTGGAAAGAAAGAAGTTACTATCCCTGCTGTAAAAGTAGCCGACGGTGTTATCTCTACTTCCGAACTGGTTGGCCAGACTTTGGGCAGCGCTAATCCTGCTAACGGTGACGACGCTTTCCAACGCGTAATCAAAGAAAAATATGATGCAAACATCATGTTCTTGATCCAACAGGCTAACATCCGTTCAAGCGAGTTGAAAACTGCCAAAGCATTCAACGAAGAAGTTAAGAACATCAACGAAGCTGCCAACAAGAAGATCAGCAACATCGAAATCTCTGCATACGCTTCTCCCGATGGTGGCGTTGAGCTGAATACTGGTCTGGCTGAAAACCGTCAGAACAATACAGCCAAAGTTATCAACAAGGATTTGAAGAAGAGCAAAATCGAAGCAGCTGTAGATACTAAATATACTGCACAGGACTGGGAAGGTTTCCAGGAACTGGTCAGCAAATCCAACATCCAGGACAAAGAGTTGATTCTCCGCGTTTTGTCAATGTACTCTGATCCTGAACAAAGAGAACAGGAAATCAAGAATATCTCTTCTGTATACAGCACTTTGGCAGAAGAAATCCTTCCGCAACTGCGTCGTTCTCGTCTGACTTTGAACTATGACGTAATCGGTAAGTCTGACGAAGAAATCGCATCTTTGGCTGACAGCGATGCTAAGCAACTGAACATCGAAGAACTGCTGTATGCAGCTACTCTGACTAACGATCCTGCTAAGCAAGAAGCTATCTTCACCAAAGCTACTCAAATCTACCCGAACGACTACCGTGCATACAACAACCTCGGTAAGTTAGCTTACCAAGCCGGTGATTTGGACAAGGCTGAAGGCTACCTGAAGAAATCTCTTTCTATCAAGGATTCTGCTGAAGCTAACATGAACATGGGTCTCGTAGCTTTGAGAAAAGGCGACAAGGCAGCAGCTGAAACTTACCTGGGCAAAGCTTCCGGTACTAAGGAACTGAACGAAGCTCTGGGTAACCTGTACATCGCTCAAGGTCAATATGACAGAGCCGTTAACGCATTTGGCGACACTAAGACCAACAGTGCAGCTTTGGCACAAATCCTGGCTAAGGACTACAACAAGGCTAAGAGCACATTGTCAAGCATCGCTAAACCGGACGCTTACACTGACTACCTGATGGCTGTTGTAGGTGCAAGAACCAACAACTCTTCTATGGTTATGGACAACCTGAAGAAAGCTGTTGCCAAAGATTCTTCACTGGCTAAGAAAGCTGCTTCTGACTTGGAATTCTCCAAATACTTCACGAATGCAGACTTCATGAATATCATCAAATAATAAAGGTTATAAGATGAAAAGAAGTGCCCGGCATAGAAATATGTCGGGCATTTTTTTTTATTCACACCAAAAAGAACTACTTTCGCAGCAACGTATCAGAAGAAGAAAGCCGTATGAAGAATATTTATCTTGCATATTTCCTGATTATCATGCTATCCGCTTGCGGTGGCAAAAGCTCCGACACAGTCAGTCTGAGCGGAGAAATCAAAGGTTTGGGAAATGACACCTTATATATATACGGTGCAGACGAAATGTACGACCGCATGGATACCCTGCCCGTTGAGAACGGCAAATTCTCGAAAACACTCTCTCCGGATACCTTGGTAGCTGCATGGCTGTTGTTCAGCGACGGCAGCCGATACCCTTTCTTCATGGATAAAGGTGACAAAATACACATAAAAGGCTCTGCTGCCGAACTAAACAGTATGGAAATAACCGGCAACCCACACAATGAAGAGTTGACCGCCTTCCGGAAAGAGCTGAAAGGATTGGGCAAACCGTCTGAAAAAGTCCTGGAAGAGAAAGCCGGCAAATTTATCAATGAGCATCATTCCTCTTTAGCGAGTATCTACCTGCTTGACAAGTACTTCGCACAAAAAGAAAAGCCGGATTATACCCTAATCAAACAACTGACCGAGCACATGACGGGAGAACTGAAAGACCGTCCCTATATCGACGGGCTGCTCGACCGCATCCAGGAAGAAGAAAAGGCTGCGACCGGAAAGACTGCCGCCTACTTCCGCCTGCCCAACGCCGAAGGGAAGCAGATAACCCGTTCGAACTTCAAAGACCAATACCTGCTAATACACTTCTGGGCTTCCTGGAATACCGTGAGCCGCGACAGCAATGCTGTTTACCGCAGAATCTACAGGAAAGGACAAAAGAACAAGAAATTCGCGCTTTTAGGAATTTCTTTAGACCTCAACAAAGACAATTGGAAAAAGGCTATCGAAACAGATACCCTGAAATGGGAGCAAGCATGCGACCTTTCCGGCTGGGAGACCGGAGTTGTAAAGCAACTTGCCATAAGAACCCTGCCTGCCAATGTACTGCTCAGCCCTTCCGGAAGGATTGAAGGAAAGAACCTGAGTGAAGCGGCTATCGAAAAGAAGCTGAAAGACATAGAAGAACAAGAGAAGAAAGAAAAAGAAAAGAAGAGGGAAATAGAGAACGAAAGGAAAAAGAAACGATAACTTTTCTATCGGTAATCACTAAACCCTAATCACTAAACACTCAAATTACATGCTCATCAAAGTTTTTGGAGCGGCTGTTCAAGGTATTGATGCAACCCTCATCACTATCGAAGTCAACAGCTCCAGAGGCTGTATGTTCTATCTCGTCGGCTTGCCGGACTCTGCTGTCAAGGAAAGCCACCAACGCATCATTTCCGCACTGCAAGTAAACGGTTACCGGATGCCTACCAGCAATATCGTCATCAACATGGCACCGGCTGATATCCGCAAAGAAGGCGCCGCCTACGACCTGCCGTTGGCTATCGGCATGTTAGGTGCCAGCGAAGTAATCAAACCGGACAAGTTGAGCCGCTATCTGTTAATGGGAGAACTAAGTCTCGACGGCAGCCTGCAACCCATTAAAGGCGCACTGCCCATTGCCATAAAAGCCAGAGAACTCGGTTTTGAAGGAATCATCATACCCAGACAGAATACACGGGAAGCCGCTGTTGTAAATAACCTGAAAGTTTACGGAGCAAAGAACCTGAAAGAGGTCATCGAGTTCTTCAACGACAAACAGGAACTGGAGCTGGTACATGTCGACACCCGTAAAGAGTTCTATACCCGGCAGAATGACTTTGATCTGGATTTCTCCGACGTGAAAGGACAGGAAAACGTAAAACGCGCGTTAGAGGTAGCGGCTGCAGGCGGACATAATATTCTACTGATAGGTGCTCCCGGCAGCGGAAAATCCATGCTTGCCAAGCGCCTTCCCTCTATCCTCCCCCCGTTAACATTGGGCGAAAGCCTTGAAACCACCAAGATACACTCTGTTGCAGGGAAGCTGGAACAGGAAAGCGGACTTATCTCCAAACGACCGTTCCGCGCTCCTCACCACACAATTTCTACTGTAGCCATGACAGGAGGCGGCAGTTTCCCACAACCGGGAGAAATCAGCCTGGCACACAACGGAGTCTTATTCCTCGATGAGTTGCCGGAGTTCAATCGAAATGTACTTGAAGTACTGCGCCAGCCGCTGGAAGACCGGGAAATCAGCATTTCCCGAATTAAATGCAATGTCAAATATCCGGCCAGCCTGATTCTCGCAGCATCCATGAACCCCTGCCCTTGCGGATACTACAACCATCCTACCAAAGCCTGCGTATGCAGCCCGGGGCAAGTACAGAAATACCTGAACCGCATTTCGGGACCTTTGCTCGACCGTATCGACCTGCAAATCGAAGTCATCCCCGTTCCCTTTGAGAAGATGTCGGATGCACGTCCCGGTGAATCGAGCACCCTCATTCGGGAACGCGTAGTACGCGCACGTCAGACCCAATCCGAAAGATATGCCGAAATTCCCGGTGTATATTGCAATGCACAGATGAACAGCAAATTACTTGCCCGTTATGCCCGTCCCGATGATAAAGGGCTGGCACTGCTGAAAACGGCCATGAACCGCTTCAACCTCTCGGCACGCGCCTACGACCGCATCTTAAAAGTCTCACGTACCATCGCCGATCTTGAGGGCTGCGAACTGATACAGCCCTCGCATTTGGCAGAAGCAATCGGATACAGAAACCTGGACAGGGAAGATTGGGCCGGATAGCCCTGTATCAGTCTTATATAGCCCTCTTTTTCAGTTTAAAGACTACCTCTCTGTCATCTTTACCTTCATACCTGCCGTTTCCACCTTTCGGATTCATCTTTATATCCACAGAATCGGTCTGGTAAACCCCGGTAAGGTCCTCACAGATAATACGGAAGTCCTGATAACCGGTTATGGTATTCTGATAAAGATACTCTCCGTTTTCTTTGGTATAAACCGTATCGGATAAAACAGCATAGCCATATGAACCGTCGGCAGGAGAAGCTATATGCTTTACCAGAATTCTGGCATCGGGCACAACCTGCCGGCTCTCTCCCAGTACTTTACCTCTGAATTCATATTTGGCATAAGAAGTACAATTCTCACTTCCTGCCCCCATACTGTTTTCATCGCAATATGCGAACCCCAATAAAATCAATGCACCGAACATCACGCCGTTGAAAATTCTAAGCCATTGTTCTTTTTCTCTCTTCATAGTGTGTTTATAGTCTAAGTTATATCCTATAAACGCCTATCCCAACAAAATACTGCACAACAACCCGACTTTTAACGTATAATCAGTTCTTTTCTATTCTGATGCGGGCATCCACTGCTATTACGTACTTTTCCGTGGCCAACAACGGATTGATATCCATTTCCTTAATTTCCGTAGCAAAGCGCAGCAAAGTGGACAAGCGGACAATAATTTCGGCAAACCTGTCCTCATTCACCCCTTTCTGCCCGCGCGTGCCTTTTATTATCTTATAGGCGCGCAACGAATGAATCATCGAATAAGCCTCCTCATAAGACAAAGGAGCCAGACCGGAGGATACGTCTTTCAGCACCTCCACAAAGATACCGCCCAAGCCGCAAAGCACTACATGCCCGAATTTCTCCTCATACTTGGCTCCGATAAACAGTTCCGTTCCTTTCAACATAGGCTGCACCATGATACCCGTTACTTCCGGAATCTGCATCATCCGTTCAAACTCCAACGCCAGATGCTGTTCACTCTTTATATTCAGTACCACACCGCCTACATCGGATTTATGCACAGGCCCCACCACCTTTGCCACTACCGGGAATCCGGCACGACGGGCAAATGCAAGCACCTCTTCCTTGTTTGCAGACACAAACTCCTCCACTACAGGAATACCGGCAGAATGCAGCAAAGCCTGCACGTAATGCGGTTCTATATAACCGTTTTCGGGGATGGAATCAATGATGCGGCGGATGCGCGGAACATCCACGCCAAACAGCTCTATTTCATTATTTGCCGGTTTCGAGGCATTCATAATGCGCGATAAAGCCGTACCCAACGTCACTTCATCGGCAAAGTTCACGTGACCTTTGGCAAGAAAAGCGGCCACTTCGGCTCCTGCCGTATTAATGGACGGGAGAATAGGGAATATCGGTTTCCTGCAAGCCTGCATCTTCTCATGCAGCACATCGTACATTTCGAACATGGTGACCAATCCCGGTGTACCGAAAATAGCCATTACCGCATCCACATTATCAAACTTCTCTTCGCAATATTCCAAACAAAGCCGCAGATGCTCAGGCGTACCCGTAGCTAAAATATCTATTGGATTACCAACAGCAGCTCCCGGAAAAAGCTTGCTTTTCAGCTCTTCGGCAAGCTCACCTTCCAGCTTCGGCACATTCAGTCCGCCCTTGCTCAAGGCATCGGTCAACATCACCCCCGGTCCGCCGGCATGGGTGATAATGGCAAAATTCTTTCCTTTCAGTTCCGGCAAAGTGAAGATACATCCTACCGTAGTCAGCTCTTCACGGGAGTAGCAACGTACGATACCTGCTTTACGGAACAAAGCCTCCACCGCCGAATCGGAACTGGCGATAGCTCCCGTATGCGAGGATGCCGCACGGCTGCCACTCTCACTGCTTCCCGACTTGATAGCCGCAATCTTACATCCTTTTCTTATCAGAGAAGAAGCATGGAACAGCAATCTGTCAGGGTCGCCTATACTTTCTATATAAAGCAGTTTTATCCTGGAATCGTTTTCAGCATCGAAATGCTCGTCCATATATTGCAGCACATCTTCCACTCCAATCTGTTTGGCATTGCCCACAGACCATACGGAATTGAACTGCAAGCCTTTAGTTACCGCGCTCTCCAGAATAAACACCGCAGTGGCCCCGGAACTGGAAATCAAATCAACACCCTGCGGGTTCAAATTGGGAATAGGCTGGCTGAACACGCTATGATGCCACGTATTCATCAGCCCGATACAATTGGGACCTATCAACGAAGCGCCGTACTTATTCACTGTTTCCAGAATACGGTCTTCCAACAACGCCCCTTCATGCGTTTCCTCTCCGAAACCTGCAGAGAGAATGATGAACGCACGTACCTGCTTTTCCGCAGCAAGCAATTCTACCGCATCCGGACAAAAAGATGCCGGTATGGCAAGTATTGCCAAGTCCGTATCCGGAATATCCTTTACATCAGCATACGCTGTAACGCCCTGTACTTCTGCTTCTTTCGGATTGACGGCACGCAGTTCTCCGGTATAACCGCCATTAATCAGATTTCTCAAAATAGCTCCACCGGGTTTATGTACATTGTTGGAAGCTCCCACCACCACAATACTGGCAGGACGCAGCAATTGGTTTGTTATCATAGTCTGTTCATATTAGTAAAGTACGACAATCGCACAAATATACAATTTATATACATAATGACAAGAAGATAACCTTTTAATATTACCGTATCCTTGTTCTTCCAAAGACGAAATATTCCGGACACGAAGTATATAGGGCTCTTTTTGTAGGTTTAAGAGAAAACCGTTATCTTTGCACTGCTTAAAAGTGTTCATAACAAAAGAGATACATAGATACAATGGAAAAGAAATTCAAGCGTACCACCGTGACATCGGCGTTGCCCTATGCCAACGGCCCCGTTCATATCGGACACTTGGCAGGGGTGTATGTACCTGCCGACATCTACGTCCGCTACCTGAGACTGAAAAAAGAAGACGTAGTCTTTATCGGCGGCTCCGACGAACACGGAGTGCCCATCACCATCCGTGCCAAAAAAGAAGGGATTACACCGCAAGATGTAGTAGACCGCTATCATACGCTTATCAAGAAGTCTTTTGAGGAATTCGGCATTTCGTTTGACGTATACAGCCGTACTACTTCAAAAACGCATCACGATACAGCTTCCGAATTCTTCCGCAAACTGTACGATAAGGGCGAATTCATCGAAAAGACCAGCATGCAATACTACGACGAGGAAGCCAAGACTTTCCTTGCCGACCGCTACATCACCGGCGAGTGTCCGCATTGCCACGCAGAGGGCGCTTACGGCGACCAATGCGAGAAATGCGGTACAAGCCTCAGCCCTACCGACCTGATTAATCCGAAAAGCGCCATCAGCGGCAGCCAGCCCGTAATGCGCGAAACCAAGCACTGGTATCTGCCCCTCGACAAACATGAAGCATGGTTGCGCCAGTGGATATTGGAAGACCATAAAGAATGGCGTCCCAACGTGTATGGCCAATGCAAGAGCTGGCTCGACATGGGCTTGCAGCCGCGTGCCGTGAGCCGCGACCTGGATTGGGGTATTCCCGTTCCGGTAGAAGGCGCCGAAGGTAAGGTGCTTTATGTATGGTTCGATGCTCCCATCGGTTATATCAGCAATACCAAAGAACTGCTGCCCGACTCTTGGGAGAAATGGTGGAAAGACCCTGAAACACGTCTGGTTCACTTCATCGGAAAAGACAACATCGTATTCCACTGCATCGTATTCCCCGCCATGCTGAAGGCGGAAGGCAGTTATATCCTGCCCGACAACGTGCCCAGCAACGAGTTCCTGAATCTGGAAGGAGACAAGATTTCCACTTCACGCAACTGGGCCGTATGGTTGCACGAGTATCTGGAAGACTTCCCCGGCAAGCAGGACGTGCTGCGCTATGTGCTCACTGCTAACGCTCCGGAAACAAAAGACAACGACTTCACTTGGAAAGACTTCCAGGCACGTAACAACAACGAGCTGGTAGCGGTATACGGCAACTTCGTAAACCGTGCCCTGCAACTCACCAAGAAATACTTCGACGGTGTAGTGCCCGCTGCCGGCGAACTGAACGACTACGACCGCGAAACACTGAAAGAGTTTGCCGACGTAAAAGAAGAAGTGGAGAAGCTGCTCGACGTATTCAAATTCCGCGATGCGCAGAAGGAAGCCATGAACCTGGCACGTATCGGTAATAAATATCTGGCAGACACCGAACCCTGGAAGCTTGCCAAGACGGACATGCCGCGTGTAGCCACCATCCTGAATATCTCCCTGCAGCTGGTTGCCAACCTCGCCATCGCTTTCGAACCGTTCCTGCCGTTCAGCAGCGAAAAGCTCCGCAAGATGCTGAACATGGACAGCTTCGACTGGGCAGAGCTCGGCCATACAGACCTGCTCCCCGCCGGACACCAACTGGCAACTCCCGAACTGCTGTTCGAGAAGATTGAGGATGATGTTATCCAGGCACAGGTAGACAAACTGCTCGCCACCAAGAAAGCAAACGAGGCAGCCGGCTACAAAGCCA
This window contains:
- the metG gene encoding methionine--tRNA ligase; the protein is MEKKFKRTTVTSALPYANGPVHIGHLAGVYVPADIYVRYLRLKKEDVVFIGGSDEHGVPITIRAKKEGITPQDVVDRYHTLIKKSFEEFGISFDVYSRTTSKTHHDTASEFFRKLYDKGEFIEKTSMQYYDEEAKTFLADRYITGECPHCHAEGAYGDQCEKCGTSLSPTDLINPKSAISGSQPVMRETKHWYLPLDKHEAWLRQWILEDHKEWRPNVYGQCKSWLDMGLQPRAVSRDLDWGIPVPVEGAEGKVLYVWFDAPIGYISNTKELLPDSWEKWWKDPETRLVHFIGKDNIVFHCIVFPAMLKAEGSYILPDNVPSNEFLNLEGDKISTSRNWAVWLHEYLEDFPGKQDVLRYVLTANAPETKDNDFTWKDFQARNNNELVAVYGNFVNRALQLTKKYFDGVVPAAGELNDYDRETLKEFADVKEEVEKLLDVFKFRDAQKEAMNLARIGNKYLADTEPWKLAKTDMPRVATILNISLQLVANLAIAFEPFLPFSSEKLRKMLNMDSFDWAELGHTDLLPAGHQLATPELLFEKIEDDVIQAQVDKLLATKKANEAAGYKANPVKPVISFEDFEKLDIRVGTVLECEAVPKMKKLLKFKIADGLENRTIVSGIAQHYQPEELVGKQVLFIANLAPRQFKNGLVSEGMILSAENYDGSLAVTSLLREVKPGSEVK